One segment of Spodoptera frugiperda isolate SF20-4 chromosome 5, AGI-APGP_CSIRO_Sfru_2.0, whole genome shotgun sequence DNA contains the following:
- the LOC118272243 gene encoding ralBP1-associated Eps domain-containing protein 1, translated as MEDLNLTETEMRYFGDLFLCCDEESNGKIPILKATELFRSSNVHNDVLKQIMDISVAPNNCASLSHMNRKQFYSALKLIAAHQTNMTVKPDLLSTPLDLPLPRFTWALNSEANADLIQLSNSPHEHQLHLSKRERNFGGTLGAYEPIRLSSNLSDSDVPQALSHDTTEGLSTDSEIESETLSQRSGSRGRRVGKNGSPWSTASESPTPTNSVAERVHPVWEHSATGRGVWPANTGEEHTRLLGTEEESSDRHSSEEEGDGVDDIWAISDAQARHYAGQFAQLRPERGMLSGQTARLFFEKSHLPVPDLRKIWQLSDINKDGMLTLEEFSIAMHLIVLRRNNIPVPDVLPACLVPRVDSRYSKQAVTTDLVDLGADMFSSGTSADFNFAPKPETHDPYDATKVAKKPEERQPSLTPPKVEGQVNNKEWTKFVDSPTSSVSSPGPKPVNFDFHKSAVERDPKIFHPVAVRVTPDGNSLPAHGEGDTRSSTSPRRDDFAHAFELASPKRLHAAPPAEPPPNGAEIKSIQRPQPRKPLKAAGALPPPPTRDTSHDDGPQSLQFAPKKEPPPPPPPRPLRNHARSSSLDLTRLKAPAPPPAPPPRSSPPGAERRLASQRSEGEAAVGSGFPPDPLESEAPVMHGAFEVYRRGRGSPAAAADVRALQEQNAVLHRVCRALCAELADVTRDREALRLRLDNSTTQL; from the exons atgGAGGATCTCAATTTGACAGAAAccgaaatgagatatttcggtgatttgtttttatgttgtgACGAAGAATCCAATGGGAAAATACCAATATTAAAAGCAACAGAATTATTTCGTTCGTCAAATGTACACAACGATGTCCTAAAACAG ATCATGGATATAAGCGTTGCTCCTAATAACTGTGCGTCACTGAGTCATATGAacagaaaacaattttattcagCACTGAAACTAATAGCAGCCCATCAGACAAATATGACAGTGAAGCCTGATCTGTTGTCGACTCCTTTAGACTTGCCTCTGCCGAGGTTTACATGGGCGCTAAACTCTGAGGCGAACGCTGACCTGATACAACTATCTAATTCACCCCATGAACACCAACTCCACCTGAGTAAAAGAGAAAGGAATTTTGGTGGAACACTTGGTGCATATGAGCCTATAAGACTGTCATCAAACCTGTCTGATAGCGACGTCCCTCAGGCCCTGTCTCACGATACTACTGAAGGACTAAGTACAGACTCGGAAATTGAATCTGAAACCCTGTCACAGAGATCTGGATCCCGTGGG AGAAGAGTCGGCAAGAATGGGTCGCCGTGGAGTACGGCGAGCGAGAGTCCCACTCCGACGAACAGCGTGGCCGAGAGAGTACATCCTGTGTGGGAACACAGCGCCACTGGTCGAGGGGTGTGGCCTGCCAACACTGGAGAGGAACACACGAGGCTACTTG GCACGGAGGAGGAATCCTCAGACCGTCATTCTTCTGAAGAGGAAGGTGATGGAGTAGACGACATCTGGGCCATCAGCGACGCGCAGGCGCGGCACTACGCCGGGCAGTTCGCGCAGCTGCGGCCCGAGCGAGGCATGCTGTCTGGACAAACTGCTAG gttatttttcgaaaaatcgcaCCTACCTGTACCCGATCTGCGAAAAATATGGCAACTATCAGACATCAACAAGGATGGCATGCTAACACTGGAGGAGTTCAGCATAGCGATGCACCTGATAGTGCTGAGGCGGAACAACATCCCGGTGCCCGACGTACTACCTGCGTGCCTCGTGCCCAGGGTGGACTCGCGGTACTCCAAGCAGGCCGTCACCACCGACCTCGTGGACCTCGGCGCCGACATGTTCAGCTCCGGTACTTCCGCAGATTTCAACTTcgcacccaaacccgaaacgcACGACCCTTACGACGCTACTAAGGTGGCTAAGAAACCTGAAGAGCGACAGCCCTCCCTGACCCCGCCGAAAGTTGAAGGGCAAGTAAACAACAAGGAGTGGACCAAGTTCGTAGACTCCCCCACCTCTAGTGTATCCAGCCCGGGTCCCAAACCTGTCAACTTTGATTTCCACAAGTCTGCAGTGGAGCGGGACCCTAAGATCTTCCACCCGGTGGCCGTGCGCGTCACTCCTGATGGCAACTCTCTGCCGGCGCACGGCGAGGGGGACACGCGATCCAGCACGTCCCCACGTCGCGATGACTTCGCGCACGCCTTCGAGCTGGCCAGTCCCAAGCGCCTCCACGCCGCACCACCCGCCGAGCCACCGCCCAATGGTGCTGAAATCAAGTCTATCCAGCGACCACAGCCTCGCAAGCCACTGAAGGCAGCCGGAGCACTGCCGCCACCACCCACCCGTGACACCTCCCACGATGACGGGCCGCAGTCTCTGCAGTTTGCCCCGAAGAAGGAGCCCCCGCCTCCTCCTCCCCCGCGCCCGCTGCGCAACCACGCGCGCTCCAGCTCGTTGGACCTGACGCGGCTGAAGGCGCCGGCCCCCCCGCCGGCCCCGCCGCCGCGGTCGTCGCCCCCCGGCGCCGAGCGGCGGCTGGCGTCGCAGCGCAGCGAGGGCGAGGCGGCGGTGGGGTCGGGGTTCCCGCCGGACCCGCTGGAGAGCGAGGCGCCGGTGATGCACGGCGCGTTCGAGGTGTACCGGCGCGGGCGCGGGtcgccggcggcggcggcggacgtGCGCGCGCTGCAGGAGCAGAACGCCGTGCTGCACCGCGTGTGCCGCGCGCTGTGCGCCGAGCTGGCCGACGTCACGCGCGACCGCGAGGCGCTGCGCCTGCGCCTCGACAACTCCACGACCCAGCTCTAG